DNA from Tachypleus tridentatus isolate NWPU-2018 chromosome 8, ASM421037v1, whole genome shotgun sequence:
CTAATTATGTTTGATTTCTTATAGACAGTAGCCATAACATTTTCACTGTTTAGAAGTAAGATGTTACAAGAAGAAAGATCActgatttttaaaaagaaatttaatgaaatatcatTGGAGGTGCTAATTTGAAATATTGGTTCAGTCATCTAAAACTAACAACTCTTTAGTTCAtgcaaactttaatttaaaagatCTTATAAAACAAGACAACATATCAAGCTTTTATGTATATCACCCATGACTTTTTCATGAGATTATCAGTACAGGACATATATCTGAAGTATTCAGAGAGATCCATGCTGCTGGACTTTATAAATGGACTGCAACCAATAAAGGAGCTAATCACAACTGAGAATGTAAGTTGTATATTCCACAAACATTTCAACTGGAGTCAAAACTCTATATAGCTATATGAATCTATGTAGTCTTCTGCCTCATATGAACATATTTGGGTTTCATGAAAATGGTGAAacactgaatcaaacatggtaaTCTCCAACATTATCTACACCAGAGATGTAAGATGTATACTGTAGAAACCTTTATATTGTCCAATCATTTCTTCAAACTGAACTCAACCAAATAACAGGGAAGTTTTGATAAACCTTCTTTAGAACACCAAGGGCTATCTCCCACACCTGACTGTTTTTGGAGGAATTATGAATATGGTATGTAGATGTATTTAAAAGTTAGCTGTACTCCTGTGCCATCACATATGAAACCAGAGAGAAATAGCAGTTGTCTGTAATTTTAATGATGTGTAATTCATGGCTGTACAAACATTGTTAGTGGATAATGAAATGTCTTTTCCAGCTCAaatattatgttactgtgatataAAGAGTTATCTTAGAGATCTAGCTTTTTATGAATAAAGCCACTAAGGTAAGTGTAGGTCATTGTGTTATCTGTGAATTAACATGCTGATTTCTAAATTTGAGTGCAAGGAATAGTTATATGCAACTGAACATgaggtgacggtcaattccagtatgcattggtgaaagagtaacctaagaattGGTGGTGATAAGTAAGTATCTTaaatctagtcttaaactacCTAATtcgggatgactagtgcagagaGCCTTCATGTGACTTTGGacgaaattcgaaaaaaacaattgaaagatatttttttatctcaaataataacaaagttattcaagtttcattttggtatattaatttttaaacacccTGTACATGAATTTTAATAGAGAAGGAATGAGGTTATTCAGGTActagtaataaattaactgttCTAGAATAGGAGTGAGGTAATAGAGGTGCTAGTGATACATTAATTGTACAAAAGAAGGATTGAGGTTATCCATGTATATTATGCTAGAGACAGTAAcatattataaaacaagttaaacctATTTAGTTGGGCTTTAGAAGGTTTTACTATTATTTCCAAGTAATCTGAAAAAAACTTATCATTTTGTTCTGTGTCGTAAGTTTAAGTATGGTTGTTATCTGGCATTGtgaaatggaaaacatttttagTCGTGAAAATGACGATAGTTAACAAGGAGTGATTGACTCAAGATCTTGTTTATAAATACTTGTTATGAAAGATAATGAATTTTGACATATTGTTATGAAACTAATAGATGATTGCATTAAGTGAGTGCTTTTTTTACCTGGATCTGTTGCACTAGTGTgttgtttatgtaacactcaaattactgtaagccacattttattttcctgtcatcgttacgactctcaacaacagcactattttaaacatgttctgtcccagggtttgtttgtgacattggacagtgttattggtgattgtgacactgtccaccttgataaagtttttagttttttaatgaccattaaactttttaatctcatttaagtgtttgatatttattcattacacctttttatttgtggttcccttttaagagtctcaatctcaagttcaatttgacattggaaaatggccaaaacattaaataactcgacaccaggactggactggtcaacttcaggtgacgaacgctgctgtttgaactatccgtttgaactacctgttagtcgtcctggcgagttgttattacagttttgctgcatgtcttttaacacttttattattttatcttttgataATAGCTGTTATGACAACtaaacccagaaccaggactggaaaggccaactttaagTGACTGATGgtagttcttgtacttacctgttattcttcctggcgggttatgatcattaccattatgttagagaaagtcctttacaacttctctcaCTCTGCTTTCTCTcctaacattgtagactaggtgtcaacatttttttttactttttctgtttttcaatgatgttttgttttacctttattcccttctatgtattttactacatttaatttatttttacctttttactggacgttatATTTTTGTCATGGCATCTTTAGAACTTGTTATACATTTTGAGCAGATTCTATATGTTCATATTGGATATTTCCTTCTGCTTCATATAGATTAGACAACCACAAATAGTCCAACGAGAACCACATAAAGAATCCACTAACAACATGGTAAGAGATGATATTGAACAATAGTTCAGAAGAACACTTTCTGTGCTCTAAGCCAACAATCAGAATTCCATTCCCATCCTCCAACTCGTAGTGGAGCTCGTAACCTTCAGGATTCAACTTTTAGTATTTCACGTACGGTCATTATCAATATTTAGTTGAAACTTTAGATAGATGTGAATAGTATTGCTTTTGTTACGTAAAGTAGCTCACTCTTGCTACTCATATTGCTATAGATATCCTTTTTAACAAGTTTTACCTACCAGTCAGTTGTAACATACAAAAAGTAGTCTAGGAAAATgttcttattattaatttaaaatattggctCTCATAAATAAAGCTAGGGCACATATTTAAATTGCTAGAAACTGCATAAGTCTGTCTTACTATTCTGCACTGGTTTCTTGATATCTATGCAATGAAATAGGACTTAgcattgattattttataatcGATTATAAttgtaaagataattatttatttcaaggcTGTGTGAAAGATTAACGTATGGTTGATAATATAACACAaatgatcattttatttattataagaacTACAATTTTAGAAAAAGTTATCACAAAGTTCTTAGCTGAAGTTCAGAGACCAATGAATAATTGAGGCTCATTGTCGAGATTGTCaagttaaatattcattaaagaaTGAAAACCTATGACATTTAAATTAGTTCTATCACCATTGGTATTTTTTGTGCAAATGACACAAGGATTCATTgtcatatttcaaaatttattaaatagtttttgctTATGTtgtaccaattagtatagcatataATCTtagttaataatccatattttaatagtatttaagttttaatgttttaaatctaaaaagactgtatttaaaaaattacattttctctgAACTTTTTCTGTTTTGTCCACTACCTCTCAAAAAAGtacgaaattaaatgtaaattactaactataatattgttacttctcagacaaaccataattgtTATAGccataaactttgttttattacagaGTTATTGAATAGAAAGTGAGACCCTCCTGTCATACTTTCTTTGAGGATTTGTTAgtagttctctcttatgtttaattatatattacctttaACCAAGGTGATGCCAGGATTTTCACTGCAAAATATTGTAAAGATTTACATACTATATTGAAAATTAGAAGTACTAAACCTATGAAGACTTCAAGAAGTTCAAAGAGACCATGTGGTAAGTCTAATTAATCAAACCTCTGTTAAGAGAGAGTTAACACACTGTACTCCTGGCAGACACCATATGAAACATTGATGTCATTCATAGTAATGAAACAATGGTGAAAGCAAAACAAATGTCAGAAAAGATTGAAATATGAGTATACTTTTGATCGTTAGGTGGCAAAttctacaattaaatattttaatttccaaatgCATAGAAAAactatcacatataaaatatattccatGAACCTCTTACAAACTTAttatggatgaaataaatttattcttcagaacaagaattttatttttctcttttccaGTAGGCATGAAGTGTGCTATTCCAAaaatttggtgtgaacccactgaccactcatgCAATTGCTACTTGTGTATAGGGGACCCTTTCAAACATCGGGCTGACAAGAAtgtatctgctatcatgtatctggaccttccaaCATCCATTGCCCCAGAACCACAccgccctgagctccctgtacctaCTCTGCTAGAGAggaagcagccatcctcagaagatagcaccaaatcagaagaggaggtagacgttgaagatccagattataaGTTCAGACGCACAGCTTGTAAGAGAaaccatactaccccaaccaaagcaacctcaatgacttgatcagagatcttggtctaacaaattCGACTGCCAAGCTTTTGACATATATGCTCAAGAAGTGGGATTTCTTAGATGAAAGTGTCCAAGTTGCAGGTTAAAGGAAGTATCACCCATATTTTTCCTCCTTCTTCACTTATCAAGATGGGTTCTGCTTTTGCCACAGTCTATCTGGTCTCTTCGAGGCAATTCGAATTCCCTGTAACCCAAACGAGTGGTACCTCTTCCTTGATAGCTCAtttagaagcctcaaagctgtgctgctccattaCGGGAATAAGTATTTGtctcatttggtgcacctcaaagaggaatacaacaggatcaagaccttgctagaagccttgacatatgatgagtatggctgggaggttactggagacttcaaaatggtggcattcctgatgggtctccaaggaggctttaccgagtttccatgttacttttttctttgaGACAGTagggacactgcagcacactacaacaggaagcactggccacaatggactgagttctctgtgggaaggcacagtgtcaagtgtgagccactagtggacctcctgaaggtgttgttcccaccattgcacataaaattgagtctgatgaaataatttgtcacagcttttgataaggagtctacaatcttcaagtacctttgagacttcttcccttaGCTGTCTGAGGtaaagatcaaagctggtgtctttgttggactacaaataaagaaaatcctggagtgcacagaattccccaagaaactcagtaggaaggaagTAAAGCTTGAGTCAGCTTTGTTGCAATGATTCAGGCCTTCTTGGGCAATCAGAAGGCTGAAAAGTATGTGGAACAGGTTCatgctctggtgaagaactatggcaaaatgggctgcaggttGTCCCTGAAAGACCATATCTTTGGCGCTCACCTTGAGAAATGTAAGgtgaacatgggagcatactgaGAGGAGCAAGGctagtgcttccac
Protein-coding regions in this window:
- the LOC143224245 gene encoding dihydropyrimidinase-related protein 5-like is translated as MCANDFNRIPHGMNGVEDRLSVVWEKVVIRQPQIVQREPHKESTNNMVRDDIEQ